A window of Metabacillus sp. B2-18 contains these coding sequences:
- a CDS encoding TetR/AcrR family transcriptional regulator — protein sequence MLREERKKELKKQIFFKSIELFKEYGYDNVTVEKIASSCGIAKGTFFNYFPKKEHVLLYLGSSQNEYLQEVAQKYKDVKIKQRILLIFKELLTIYLENSDLLKLTLSETIRSALKEESRNINLFNETMTALIEEAKTNKKINTRFDSNTIASVLVGIYFNSLISWSVSQDESVHIVSIFEKQYKWFGKVLNKT from the coding sequence ATGTTACGTGAAGAAAGGAAAAAAGAATTAAAAAAACAAATATTTTTCAAATCAATCGAGCTATTTAAGGAGTATGGGTATGACAATGTTACTGTTGAAAAAATTGCATCATCTTGTGGAATTGCTAAAGGAACCTTCTTTAATTATTTTCCAAAGAAGGAACACGTATTACTGTATTTAGGGAGTTCACAAAATGAATACCTTCAAGAGGTCGCACAAAAATATAAGGATGTAAAAATTAAACAAAGAATTTTACTCATTTTTAAGGAACTCTTAACTATATACTTGGAAAATTCTGATCTCTTAAAGCTTACATTGTCAGAAACCATTCGCTCTGCTCTAAAGGAAGAATCAAGAAACATAAATTTATTTAATGAAACCATGACTGCACTGATTGAAGAAGCAAAAACAAATAAAAAAATAAATACTCGTTTTGATTCCAATACGATTGCCTCTGTTCTTGTAGGAATCTATTTTAACTCCCTAATTAGTTGGTCTGTAAGTCAAGATGAGAGTGTGCATATTGTCTCTATTTTCGAAAAGCA
- a CDS encoding GNAT family N-acetyltransferase, whose amino-acid sequence MEIRNVKSSDYYIISPLINEWWGGRQMSDMLPKMFFDHFNNTSFIAENDGQIIGFLIGFLSQSNTDTAYIHFVGVNPDYRKKHIGKQLYNEFFKVVKKNNRNVVRAVTSPVNKVSIAYHLKMGFAIQNSDKEVDGVPVFSDYDGPNQDRVLFVKRIV is encoded by the coding sequence ATGGAAATACGAAATGTGAAAAGTTCTGATTATTACATAATCTCACCTTTGATTAATGAATGGTGGGGTGGTAGGCAAATGTCCGATATGTTGCCTAAAATGTTCTTTGACCATTTTAATAATACTAGTTTTATCGCTGAAAATGATGGTCAAATTATTGGCTTTTTAATCGGTTTTTTATCTCAATCTAATACAGATACTGCATATATCCATTTTGTTGGTGTTAATCCTGATTATCGTAAAAAACATATTGGAAAACAACTTTATAATGAATTCTTCAAGGTGGTGAAAAAGAATAATAGAAATGTTGTTCGAGCTGTAACTTCTCCGGTAAATAAGGTTTCAATCGCTTATCATCTCAAGATGGGATTTGCTATTCAAAATAGTGACAAAGAAGTGGATGGAGTACCAGTATTTTCTGATTATGATGGACCTAATCAAGATAGGGTGTTGTTTGTTAAGAGGATAGTTTAA